The genomic segment GCCAGCAGCATGGTCATCTTGTTGGGCGTGACGCGCGAGGACATGTTGCCTGCGCAGGAAGAAGTTGACGAAACGCCCTGATAATCAAAGCAGGGATTTTCTATAAATCCCCTTGGTTTTTCGGGTTAACAGGCTTTATGATGCCGGTCCCGGATATTAATTAGAGGAACGTCATGCCGAGCTACAACGAGCTTATTAATCAGATTGAAGCACTGAAGCGGCAAGCTGAAGATGTTCGTCGTCAAGAGCTGAAGTCGGTCATCGACGAAATCAAGGTGTCGATGGAGAAGTACGGCATTACCCTGTCGGATCTGCAATCGGCGATGGGTCGCGGTGGCAAGAAGAAAACCACGGTTGCGCCGAAGTACCGCAACCCGGCGGGTGGTCAGACGTGGACCGGTCGCGGTCGCGCGCCGCGCTGGCTCGCCGATGCCGAGGCCAAAGGTCAATCGCGTGACGCCTTCCTGATTCGCTAATTGCTGGCAAGCAGATCCAAAACCCGGC from the Polycyclovorans algicola TG408 genome contains:
- a CDS encoding H-NS histone family protein — its product is MPSYNELINQIEALKRQAEDVRRQELKSVIDEIKVSMEKYGITLSDLQSAMGRGGKKKTTVAPKYRNPAGGQTWTGRGRAPRWLADAEAKGQSRDAFLIR